A single window of Hymenobacter sp. APR13 DNA harbors:
- the phhA gene encoding phenylalanine 4-monooxygenase, whose protein sequence is MQSVSAAPVAPVALPLLTQVYADYTAADQHVWQLLFDRQMALLPGRAAEAFLEGVRRVGFTRDAIPDFREVNPRLQELTGWELVVVPGIVDDAVFFQLLANRNFPATTWLRTLEQLDYLEEPDMFHDVFGHVPLLTDAGFADFLQKLGAAAVHHGQRWPGTLEQFTRLYWFTAEFGLIQQPDGLRIYGAGLLSSHGEVKFSLSDAPTRLPFTLDGVLDTPFEKDKFQDLYFVLTDMQQLPESLAQLQARLLE, encoded by the coding sequence ATGCAGTCTGTTTCTGCCGCCCCCGTTGCTCCCGTTGCCCTGCCGCTGCTCACCCAGGTATACGCCGATTACACCGCCGCCGACCAGCACGTGTGGCAGCTGCTCTTTGACCGCCAGATGGCTTTGCTGCCCGGCCGCGCCGCCGAGGCATTTCTGGAAGGCGTGCGGCGGGTGGGCTTCACCCGCGACGCCATCCCCGATTTCCGGGAGGTGAACCCGCGCCTGCAGGAGCTGACCGGCTGGGAGCTGGTGGTTGTGCCCGGCATCGTGGATGACGCCGTGTTTTTCCAGCTGCTGGCCAACCGCAATTTCCCCGCCACCACCTGGCTGCGCACCCTCGAGCAGCTCGACTACCTCGAGGAGCCCGACATGTTCCACGACGTATTCGGCCACGTGCCGCTGCTGACGGATGCCGGCTTTGCTGATTTCCTGCAGAAACTGGGCGCGGCCGCCGTGCACCACGGGCAGCGCTGGCCCGGCACGCTGGAGCAGTTCACGCGCCTGTACTGGTTCACGGCCGAGTTTGGCCTGATTCAGCAGCCCGACGGCCTGCGCATCTACGGGGCCGGGCTGTTGTCGTCGCACGGCGAGGTGAAGTTCAGCCTCAGCGATGCGCCCACCCGCCTGCCCTTCACCCTCGACGGCGTGCTGGACACCCCCTTCGAGAAGGACAAATTCCAGGACCTCTACTTCGTGCTCACCGACATGCAGCAACTCCCCGAAAGCCTGGCTCAGCTCCAAGCACGGCTGCTGGAATAA
- a CDS encoding DUF962 domain-containing protein: MSTALVSPVQRLLNEYAESHQNPTNKLVHWVCVPLIMFAILGLLWSVPVPAVVQNISPWLNWATVVMVLAVAYYVRLSGRLAVGMVLVWVAMALGLRVVDARAALPLWAVCLIIFVLAWIGQFWGHKVEGKKPSFFKDLQFLLIGPLWLLHFIYRRLGWRY; encoded by the coding sequence ATGTCCACCGCCCTTGTTTCTCCGGTTCAGCGGCTGCTGAACGAGTATGCCGAAAGCCACCAGAACCCTACCAACAAGCTGGTGCACTGGGTGTGCGTGCCGCTGATTATGTTCGCCATTCTGGGGTTACTCTGGTCGGTGCCGGTGCCGGCGGTTGTGCAGAATATCAGCCCCTGGCTGAACTGGGCTACTGTGGTGATGGTGCTGGCAGTGGCGTATTACGTGCGCCTCTCGGGGCGGCTGGCGGTGGGGATGGTGCTGGTGTGGGTGGCTATGGCGCTGGGGCTGCGCGTGGTGGATGCCAGGGCGGCCCTGCCGCTATGGGCTGTATGCCTGATTATTTTCGTGCTGGCCTGGATTGGGCAGTTCTGGGGCCATAAGGTGGAGGGCAAGAAGCCCAGCTTCTTCAAAGACCTGCAGTTTCTGCTCATCGGCCCGCTGTGGCTGCTTCATTTCATCTACCGCCGGCTGGGCTGGCGGTATTGA
- the aroF gene encoding 3-deoxy-7-phosphoheptulonate synthase yields the protein MIIQLDPHITAANKAAIEARIQELKYKATEVKTQRAHYLVAIGKADVDLRAIGQLPGILDIHRVSDDYKLVSRKWRVRPTVLDLGDGVRIGEGSLTLAAGPCSIESEKQMELIMQHLVDNDVRIMRGGVFKPRSSPYAFRGLGMEGLKDFHRMARERGIKIVTEVMQVSQVEEMHDYVDVFQVGARNTQNFNLLDALGGVDKPVMIKRGISGTIEELLSSAEYVFSGGNEKLILCERGIRTFETASRNTLDLNAVPILKEKTHLPVIVDPSHGIGIREYVPTMALAGVMAGADGIIYEAHEKPEEAASDGAQTLNFAESERLIRNLRKVYALRQELE from the coding sequence ATGATCATCCAACTCGACCCCCATATCACCGCCGCCAACAAAGCCGCCATTGAAGCCCGCATTCAGGAGCTGAAATACAAGGCTACGGAGGTGAAAACCCAGCGCGCCCACTATCTGGTGGCCATCGGCAAGGCCGATGTGGATCTGCGCGCCATCGGCCAGCTGCCCGGCATCCTCGACATCCACCGCGTCTCGGACGACTACAAGCTGGTGAGCCGCAAGTGGCGCGTGCGCCCCACGGTGCTCGACCTCGGCGACGGGGTGCGCATCGGGGAAGGCTCGCTGACGCTGGCGGCCGGCCCGTGTAGCATCGAGAGCGAAAAGCAGATGGAGCTGATCATGCAGCACCTCGTGGACAACGACGTGCGCATCATGCGCGGGGGCGTATTCAAGCCCCGCTCGTCGCCGTACGCGTTCCGCGGGCTGGGCATGGAAGGCCTGAAGGATTTCCACCGCATGGCCCGGGAGCGGGGCATCAAAATCGTGACGGAGGTCATGCAGGTGTCGCAGGTGGAGGAGATGCACGACTACGTGGACGTGTTCCAGGTGGGCGCCCGCAACACCCAGAACTTCAACCTGCTCGATGCCCTGGGCGGCGTGGATAAGCCCGTGATGATCAAGCGCGGCATCTCGGGCACCATCGAGGAGCTGCTCTCGTCGGCCGAGTACGTGTTTTCGGGCGGTAACGAGAAGCTAATTCTCTGCGAGCGGGGTATCCGTACCTTCGAAACAGCCTCGCGCAACACTTTGGATTTGAACGCGGTGCCCATCCTGAAGGAGAAAACTCACCTGCCCGTCATCGTGGACCCCTCGCACGGCATCGGCATCCGCGAGTACGTGCCCACCATGGCCCTGGCCGGCGTCATGGCCGGAGCCGACGGCATCATCTACGAAGCCCACGAGAAGCCCGAAGAAGCCGCCTCCGACGGCGCCCAGACCCTGAATTTCGCCGAGTCGGAGCGCCTGATCCGCAACCTGCGCAAAGTGTACGCCCTGCGCCAGGAGCTGGAGTAG
- a CDS encoding helix-turn-helix domain-containing protein, with product MFFGFNIYSGLLLPFFLQGVIVAAVLWARRRREDTAADGWLALLLLLFAVRLAQWMLGFAGWYDSHDSRTTFMFYWPFSNWLAVGPALYFYFRSLTNQEFRLQRQHWWHFAPALVVLAWLLVVFGYDLGWWHGLQGRPLPAHFGTKGPLASWADYQPIGLLADTLGYLSVLAYAVHTLRAYRAYARYLNDNFSDTEQLRFRWLRNVLVAVVVGTGVTLVFGAVNLFITPLNYVQSWYDYLFTGLLIYYLSISGLLTGYRLAALRFQLSADIAASPAPLLPPVEAAAGASNIVALETSEKIVAPAVLGLPETSVSPVVTVASVQSVADATVEEPTETAAEPDAELTRWTTRLLAHMQTARPYLEPELTLGELATQLRTNTSWLSRVINSGCGQNFNDFVNEYRVREAERRLRDPQFRHYTLLAVALEAGFNSKSTFNRVFKKLRGQTPSEAARQL from the coding sequence ATGTTCTTCGGATTCAACATCTACAGCGGCTTGCTGCTGCCGTTTTTCCTGCAAGGCGTAATTGTGGCGGCGGTGCTGTGGGCGCGGCGGCGGCGCGAGGATACGGCGGCCGACGGCTGGCTGGCCCTGCTGCTGCTGCTGTTTGCCGTGCGGCTGGCCCAATGGATGCTGGGCTTTGCCGGCTGGTACGACTCGCACGACTCCCGCACGACGTTCATGTTCTACTGGCCATTCAGCAACTGGCTGGCGGTGGGGCCGGCGCTGTACTTCTACTTCCGCAGCCTCACCAACCAGGAGTTCCGGCTGCAGCGGCAACACTGGTGGCATTTCGCGCCCGCTCTGGTGGTACTCGCGTGGCTGCTGGTGGTGTTTGGGTACGATTTGGGCTGGTGGCACGGGCTACAGGGCCGGCCGCTGCCCGCCCACTTCGGCACCAAAGGCCCCCTGGCCAGTTGGGCCGACTACCAGCCCATCGGGCTGCTGGCCGATACGCTCGGCTACCTCTCGGTGCTGGCCTACGCGGTGCACACCCTGCGCGCCTACCGCGCCTACGCCCGTTACCTCAACGACAACTTCTCCGACACCGAGCAGCTCCGGTTTCGGTGGCTGCGCAACGTGCTGGTGGCCGTGGTGGTGGGCACCGGCGTCACGCTGGTGTTCGGCGCGGTCAACCTATTCATCACGCCCCTCAACTACGTGCAGAGCTGGTACGACTACCTGTTCACCGGCCTGCTGATCTACTACCTCAGCATCTCGGGCCTGCTGACGGGTTACCGCCTGGCCGCCCTGCGCTTCCAACTGTCGGCTGACATAGCCGCTTCGCCAGCACCCCTGTTGCCGCCGGTGGAAGCTGCCGCCGGAGCGTCCAACATTGTTGCACTGGAGACAAGCGAAAAGATAGTTGCCCCTGCGGTACTTGGTCTGCCTGAAACATCTGTTTCGCCCGTCGTTACGGTTGCCAGCGTACAGTCGGTAGCTGATGCCACCGTTGAAGAGCCAACTGAAACGGCCGCCGAGCCCGACGCGGAGCTCACCCGCTGGACCACCCGGCTGCTGGCCCACATGCAAACGGCCCGGCCCTACCTGGAGCCCGAGCTGACGCTGGGCGAGCTGGCCACCCAACTGCGCACCAACACGTCCTGGCTTTCCCGGGTCATTAACTCCGGCTGCGGTCAGAACTTCAACGACTTCGTGAACGAGTACCGGGTGCGCGAGGCCGAGCGCCGTCTCCGCGACCCACAGTTCCGGCACTACACGTTACTGGCCGTAGCCCTAGAAGCCGGCTTCAACTCCAAGTCCACCTTCAACCGCGTCTTCAAAAAGCTCCGCGGCCAGACGCCCAGCGAAGCAGCCCGGCAGCTGTAG
- a CDS encoding ABC1 kinase family protein, with protein sequence MDDTPKSLTSLPTTKVARAARFAKTGLNVGANYVKHYAKRAVGADSPTEDLHAANAAELYGTLSEMKGSVLKVAQMLAMEKNLLPTAYANQFAQAQYQTPPLSGPLVVKTFREAFGKSPFEVFDEFDIEARQAASIGQVHFARKDGRELAVKVQYPGVADSIRSDIRLVKPIALRVLGLDEATVRPYMQEVETRLLEETDYALELRRGQQIVAASAGLAHLQFARYYPELSAARILTMDWLPGQHMKEFLATNPSQEVRNQLGQALWDFYMFQLNELRQVHADPHPGNFLLTDTNGGTVGVLDFGCVKEIPADVHRLFTALLTPETLADPARLAALLEEGGVLRADDPAARRAFYVDTMRASLELVGRPFRQPTFDFGDPAYMQSLYALGDDLMQKPELRQQREPRGSEHFIYLNRTYVGLYALLTELRASIRTNPAE encoded by the coding sequence ATGGACGATACCCCCAAGTCGCTTACTTCCCTGCCCACCACCAAAGTGGCCCGGGCGGCTCGTTTCGCCAAAACCGGCCTCAACGTGGGGGCCAACTACGTGAAGCACTACGCCAAGCGGGCCGTGGGCGCCGACAGCCCCACCGAGGACCTGCACGCCGCCAACGCGGCCGAGCTGTACGGCACGCTCAGCGAAATGAAAGGCTCGGTGCTGAAAGTGGCCCAGATGCTGGCCATGGAAAAGAACCTGCTGCCCACCGCCTACGCCAACCAGTTTGCCCAGGCCCAGTACCAGACCCCGCCCCTCTCGGGCCCGTTGGTGGTGAAGACGTTTCGGGAGGCGTTCGGCAAGTCGCCGTTCGAGGTGTTCGACGAGTTCGATATTGAGGCGCGGCAGGCGGCCAGCATCGGGCAGGTGCATTTCGCCCGCAAAGACGGCCGGGAGCTGGCCGTGAAGGTGCAGTACCCCGGCGTGGCCGACAGCATCCGCTCCGATATCCGGCTGGTGAAGCCCATTGCCTTGCGCGTGCTGGGCCTCGACGAGGCCACCGTGCGCCCCTACATGCAGGAAGTGGAAACCCGCCTGCTCGAAGAAACCGACTACGCCCTGGAACTGCGCCGCGGCCAGCAGATTGTCGCTGCCTCGGCCGGTCTGGCGCATTTGCAGTTTGCCCGGTATTACCCCGAGCTGTCGGCCGCCCGCATTCTGACCATGGACTGGCTGCCCGGCCAGCACATGAAGGAGTTTCTGGCCACCAACCCCAGCCAGGAAGTGCGCAACCAGCTCGGCCAGGCCCTCTGGGACTTCTATATGTTCCAGCTCAACGAGCTGCGCCAAGTGCATGCCGACCCGCACCCCGGTAACTTCCTGCTCACGGATACCAACGGCGGCACTGTGGGCGTGCTGGATTTTGGCTGCGTAAAGGAAATTCCGGCCGATGTCCACCGCCTGTTCACGGCCCTGCTCACCCCCGAAACCCTCGCCGACCCCGCCCGCCTAGCGGCCCTGCTGGAAGAAGGCGGCGTGCTCCGCGCCGACGACCCGGCCGCCCGCCGCGCCTTCTACGTGGATACCATGCGCGCCTCGCTGGAACTGGTGGGCCGCCCCTTCCGCCAGCCCACCTTCGATTTCGGCGACCCGGCCTACATGCAGAGCCTCTACGCCCTCGGCGACGACCTGATGCAGAAGCCCGAGCTGCGCCAGCAGCGCGAGCCCCGCGGCTCTGAGCACTTCATCTACCTCAACCGCACCTACGTGGGCCTCTACGCCCTGCTCACGGAACTGCGCGCCTCCATCCGCACCAATCCCGCCGAATAA
- the trpB gene encoding tryptophan synthase subunit beta has product MKPTYQQPTERGYYGQFGGAFIPEMLYPNVEELRQQYLSIMAEPEFQQEYQQLLRDYVGRPTPLFEAKRLSAKYNTRIYLKREDLCHTGAHKVNNTVGQILLAKRLGKTRIIAETGAGQHGVATATVCALMGMECIVYMGEVDMERQKPNVYRMRLLGAEVRAAMSGSRTLKDATNEAIRDWISNPVDTHYIIGSVVGPHPYPDLVARLQAVISEEMRKQLLEKTGSELPQYVVACVGGGSNAAGAFYHFLEEPSVQLVAVEAAGHGVHSGHSAATSVLGTPGVIHGSRTLLMQDEDGQITEPYSISAGLDYPGIGPLHAFLADSKRARFISIEDEAALKAVAECSRLEGIIPALETAHALAALDQLGAGPDDVVVINLSGRGDKDLETYIKYADAIM; this is encoded by the coding sequence ATGAAACCAACCTACCAACAACCCACGGAGCGCGGCTACTACGGCCAGTTCGGGGGCGCGTTCATTCCCGAAATGCTCTACCCCAACGTGGAGGAGCTGCGCCAGCAATACCTGAGCATCATGGCCGAGCCGGAGTTCCAGCAGGAATACCAGCAGCTGCTGCGCGACTACGTGGGCCGGCCCACGCCGCTGTTCGAGGCAAAGCGGCTGTCGGCCAAGTACAACACCCGCATCTACCTCAAGCGCGAGGACCTCTGCCACACCGGCGCACACAAGGTGAACAACACCGTGGGGCAGATTCTGCTGGCCAAGCGCCTGGGCAAAACGCGCATCATTGCCGAAACCGGCGCCGGCCAGCACGGCGTGGCCACTGCCACGGTGTGCGCCCTGATGGGCATGGAGTGCATCGTGTACATGGGCGAAGTGGATATGGAGCGGCAGAAGCCCAATGTGTACCGCATGCGCCTGCTGGGGGCTGAGGTGAGGGCGGCCATGAGCGGCAGCCGCACCCTCAAGGACGCCACCAACGAGGCCATCCGCGACTGGATCAGCAACCCCGTGGATACGCACTACATCATCGGCTCGGTGGTGGGTCCGCACCCGTACCCCGATCTGGTGGCGCGCCTGCAGGCCGTTATCAGCGAGGAAATGCGCAAGCAGCTGCTGGAGAAAACCGGCTCCGAGCTGCCGCAGTACGTGGTGGCCTGCGTGGGCGGTGGCTCCAACGCGGCCGGCGCGTTCTACCATTTCCTGGAAGAACCCTCGGTGCAGCTGGTGGCCGTGGAAGCCGCCGGCCACGGCGTGCACTCGGGCCACTCGGCTGCTACCTCGGTGCTGGGTACGCCGGGCGTGATTCACGGCAGCCGCACCTTGCTGATGCAGGACGAGGACGGCCAGATTACCGAGCCTTACTCCATTTCCGCTGGCCTCGACTACCCCGGTATCGGCCCGCTGCACGCCTTCCTGGCTGATTCCAAGCGCGCCCGCTTCATCAGCATTGAAGACGAAGCGGCCCTGAAGGCTGTGGCCGAATGCAGCCGCCTCGAAGGCATCATTCCGGCCCTGGAAACCGCCCACGCCCTGGCCGCCCTCGACCAGCTCGGCGCCGGCCCCGACGACGTGGTGGTCATTAACCTCTCCGGCCGCGGCGACAAGGACCTGGAAACCTACATCAAGTACGCTGACGCTATTATGTAA
- a CDS encoding TetR family transcriptional regulator C-terminal domain-containing protein, translating into MKQQPTPAPEAAFSPKERIKQAYLDYVLRKGKPPISVFKLTQKLGLPEQEFYASYANFDAIDREIWANFGREARATAAREPVWEQYGAREKLLGYYYTLIEILKHNRSYALQSLRRSLSKMPGITPRVLDDFRQDFEAFVEDLLREGRRTEEVASRQLVQHGYPRFFWQQQLFVLGFFAKDDTVNFERTDAAIEKAVTLSFDLVGRNTLDSAADFVRFLVRR; encoded by the coding sequence ATGAAACAGCAACCCACGCCAGCTCCCGAAGCGGCTTTCTCGCCCAAAGAACGCATCAAGCAAGCCTACCTCGACTACGTGCTGCGCAAAGGCAAGCCGCCGATTTCGGTGTTCAAGCTGACCCAAAAGCTGGGTTTGCCCGAGCAGGAATTCTACGCCAGCTACGCCAATTTCGACGCCATCGACCGGGAAATCTGGGCTAACTTTGGCCGTGAGGCCCGCGCCACGGCCGCCCGCGAGCCGGTGTGGGAGCAGTACGGCGCCCGCGAAAAGCTGCTGGGCTACTACTACACGCTCATCGAGATTCTCAAGCACAACCGCAGCTACGCCCTGCAAAGCCTGCGCCGCTCGCTCTCCAAAATGCCCGGCATCACGCCCCGCGTGCTCGACGATTTCCGGCAGGACTTTGAAGCCTTCGTGGAAGACTTGTTGCGCGAGGGCCGCCGCACCGAGGAAGTGGCCAGCCGCCAGCTGGTGCAGCACGGCTACCCGCGCTTCTTCTGGCAGCAGCAGCTGTTCGTGCTCGGCTTCTTCGCCAAAGACGACACCGTAAACTTCGAGCGCACCGACGCCGCTATCGAAAAGGCCGTGACGCTGAGCTTCGACCTGGTCGGCCGCAACACCCTGGATTCCGCCGCCGATTTCGTGCGGTTCCTGGTGCGCCGGTAA
- a CDS encoding phenylalanine 4-monooxygenase gives MIQQHYDRYTTQDQLVWKVLFDRQTALLHKRACSAFGRGLEAVGFHRNAIPDFQEVSQRLQKATGWQLEPVQGMLNDAEFFGLLAQRKFPATVWIRSMEQFDFIEEPDLFHGVFGHVPLLMDQAFADFLHFLGQVAAQHLDDAVALARLERLYGFTVQFGLVEEHGQTRMYGAGLLSSSGEIHHCIGDVSRRFPFDLATVLHTPYSEAHLQDQYFVLTSWEQLTESVAELAALLSSGWELQPVE, from the coding sequence ATGATACAGCAACACTACGACCGGTATACCACGCAGGATCAGCTGGTTTGGAAGGTATTGTTCGACCGCCAGACGGCCCTGCTGCACAAGCGTGCCTGCTCGGCGTTTGGCCGGGGGCTGGAGGCCGTGGGCTTCCACCGCAACGCCATTCCCGATTTTCAGGAAGTAAGCCAGCGCCTGCAAAAAGCCACTGGCTGGCAGCTGGAACCGGTGCAGGGCATGCTCAATGATGCCGAGTTCTTCGGGTTGCTGGCCCAGCGCAAGTTCCCGGCCACCGTCTGGATCCGGAGCATGGAGCAGTTCGACTTCATTGAGGAACCCGACTTGTTCCACGGCGTATTCGGCCACGTGCCGCTGCTCATGGACCAGGCCTTCGCCGACTTCCTGCACTTCCTGGGCCAGGTAGCCGCCCAGCATCTCGACGATGCCGTGGCCCTGGCCCGCCTCGAGCGGCTCTACGGCTTCACGGTGCAGTTCGGGCTAGTGGAGGAGCACGGCCAGACGCGCATGTACGGGGCCGGTCTGCTCTCGTCGTCGGGCGAAATCCACCACTGCATCGGCGACGTTTCGCGCCGTTTCCCCTTCGACCTGGCCACCGTGCTGCACACCCCCTACAGCGAAGCGCACCTGCAGGATCAGTACTTCGTGCTCACCAGCTGGGAGCAGCTCACCGAAAGCGTAGCCGAGTTGGCCGCGCTGCTGTCCTCAGGCTGGGAGCTGCAGCCGGTAGAGTAG
- a CDS encoding ABC transporter substrate-binding protein: MSEIKIALDWTVNTNHTGFVVAQELGWYAQHGLEVELLTPEADNYALTPAKKVELGQADFALCPLESIISYRTKARPFDAIAVAALLTEDLSSIVTLKRPDIQSPKDLEGKIYASYQARYEDQIVAKMLENDGAIGPLTITYPAKLGIWNTLLQQQADATWIFDNWEGVQARQQGVELTSFRLADYGIPYGYSPVIMASEKRVLENGEAYRKFLQVSGQGFLHAKDHPEEAVALLQKLVPAADRTPGFLLESQQHTAEYYGSGPGWGHMSPAKVQRYLDWLAEHGLETRKLPLSEVMTNDLL, translated from the coding sequence ATGAGCGAAATAAAGATTGCGCTGGACTGGACGGTGAACACCAACCACACGGGCTTTGTGGTAGCTCAAGAGCTGGGCTGGTACGCGCAGCACGGACTGGAGGTGGAGCTGCTGACCCCGGAAGCCGACAACTACGCCCTGACTCCGGCGAAAAAGGTAGAGCTGGGCCAGGCCGATTTTGCGCTTTGCCCGCTGGAAAGCATCATCAGCTACCGCACCAAGGCCCGGCCGTTCGATGCCATAGCCGTGGCCGCCCTGCTGACGGAAGACCTGAGCAGCATCGTAACGCTTAAGCGCCCGGATATTCAGTCGCCCAAAGATTTGGAGGGCAAAATCTACGCCTCGTACCAGGCCCGCTACGAGGACCAGATAGTGGCGAAAATGCTGGAAAACGACGGTGCTATCGGCCCGCTGACCATTACATACCCGGCGAAGCTGGGCATCTGGAACACGCTGCTGCAACAGCAGGCCGACGCCACCTGGATTTTCGATAACTGGGAAGGCGTGCAGGCCCGGCAGCAGGGCGTGGAGCTGACCAGCTTCCGCCTGGCCGATTACGGCATTCCGTACGGCTATTCGCCCGTCATCATGGCGTCGGAAAAACGGGTGCTGGAAAACGGGGAGGCCTACCGGAAGTTTCTGCAGGTGTCCGGGCAGGGCTTCCTGCACGCCAAAGACCACCCGGAGGAGGCGGTGGCGCTGTTGCAGAAGCTGGTTCCGGCCGCCGACCGCACCCCCGGTTTCCTGCTCGAAAGCCAACAGCACACGGCCGAATACTACGGCAGCGGCCCCGGCTGGGGCCACATGAGCCCCGCCAAGGTGCAGCGCTACCTAGACTGGTTGGCCGAGCATGGCCTGGAAACCCGGAAGCTGCCGTTGTCGGAAGTCATGACCAACGACCTGTTATAA
- a CDS encoding dienelactone hydrolase family protein, producing MKKLWTLCAALLSVVSVASAQSTMSCCTKPAAGQAATEVFAMLASNEDFSGGHDAPLPFTYAGEGSMIEFKTTDGQTGKAFEIKSKTKSDKYLFVIHEWWGLNDYIKQEAGRFAEELPGVNVIALDLYDGQIATDADQAGKLMQGVKTERAQAIINGALAYAGPNAKIGSIGWCFGGGWSIQTALLAGPKAKACVAYYGMPEKDVAKLKTLNTDVLFVFAKQDKWINQEVVDQFRKDMAAAKKGLTVKTYDADHAFANPSNPKYSKDFAADAHAASVAYLKKNLKVK from the coding sequence ATGAAAAAACTCTGGACCCTTTGCGCCGCGCTGCTGAGCGTGGTATCGGTGGCCTCGGCCCAATCGACGATGAGCTGCTGCACCAAGCCCGCCGCCGGTCAGGCGGCCACCGAGGTATTCGCCATGCTGGCCTCCAACGAGGACTTCTCCGGCGGCCACGATGCCCCCCTGCCCTTCACCTACGCCGGCGAAGGCAGCATGATTGAGTTCAAAACCACCGACGGTCAGACCGGCAAAGCCTTTGAAATCAAGAGCAAGACCAAGTCCGACAAATACCTGTTCGTGATTCACGAGTGGTGGGGCCTGAACGACTACATCAAGCAGGAAGCCGGCCGTTTCGCCGAGGAGCTGCCCGGCGTCAACGTCATTGCCCTCGACCTCTACGACGGCCAGATTGCCACCGACGCCGACCAGGCCGGTAAGCTGATGCAGGGCGTAAAAACCGAGCGTGCCCAGGCCATCATCAACGGTGCCCTCGCCTACGCCGGCCCCAACGCCAAAATCGGCAGCATCGGCTGGTGCTTTGGTGGCGGCTGGAGCATCCAGACGGCCCTGCTGGCCGGTCCCAAAGCCAAAGCCTGCGTGGCCTACTACGGCATGCCCGAGAAGGACGTGGCCAAGCTCAAGACGCTGAACACCGACGTGCTGTTCGTCTTCGCCAAGCAGGATAAGTGGATCAACCAAGAGGTGGTAGACCAGTTCCGCAAGGATATGGCCGCCGCCAAAAAAGGCCTCACGGTGAAAACCTACGACGCCGACCACGCCTTCGCCAACCCATCCAACCCCAAGTACAGCAAGGACTTCGCTGCCGACGCCCACGCCGCCTCGGTTGCCTACCTGAAGAAAAACCTGAAGGTGAAATAA
- the trpA gene encoding tryptophan synthase subunit alpha, with amino-acid sequence MNRIKDAFDKKQKNLLNIYFTAGYPRLHDTVPLIKALSEAGADLIEIGMPFSDPLADGPVIQASSTVALANGMNLRVLFEQLQGIRESVPETPILLMGYLNPVMQFGVDNFCREAAAAGADGIILPDLPLDDYVAEYQDIFRRHNLRPVFLITPQTAPERIRRIDELTDSFLYLVSGPGTTGGANTQAEGVQEAYFQRIEAMNLRNPRLIGFGIGDKASFQNACQYAEGAIIGSALIRALDGVDDAPAAAKRFVSSVLN; translated from the coding sequence ATGAACCGAATCAAAGACGCCTTCGACAAAAAGCAGAAGAACCTGCTCAACATCTACTTCACCGCCGGCTACCCGCGCCTGCACGACACCGTACCGCTGATCAAAGCCTTGAGCGAAGCCGGCGCCGACCTCATCGAAATCGGGATGCCGTTTTCGGACCCGCTGGCCGATGGGCCGGTGATTCAGGCCAGCAGCACCGTGGCCCTGGCCAATGGCATGAACCTGCGGGTGCTGTTCGAGCAGCTGCAAGGCATCCGGGAGAGCGTGCCCGAAACGCCGATTCTGCTGATGGGCTACCTCAATCCGGTGATGCAGTTCGGGGTAGACAACTTCTGCCGCGAAGCCGCCGCCGCCGGCGCCGACGGCATCATCCTGCCTGACCTGCCCCTCGACGATTACGTGGCCGAATACCAGGACATCTTCCGCCGCCACAACCTGCGGCCGGTGTTCCTCATCACCCCGCAAACCGCCCCGGAGCGCATCCGCCGCATCGATGAGCTGACGGATTCGTTCCTCTACCTCGTGTCGGGCCCCGGCACTACGGGCGGGGCCAACACCCAGGCCGAGGGCGTGCAGGAAGCCTATTTCCAGCGCATCGAGGCCATGAATCTGCGCAATCCGCGTCTCATCGGCTTCGGTATCGGCGACAAAGCCTCCTTCCAGAACGCCTGCCAGTACGCCGAGGGTGCTATCATCGGCTCCGCCCTTATCCGCGCCCTGGATGGTGTGGACGACGCTCCGGCCGCGGCTAAGCGGTTTGTTTCTTCTGTACTCAACTAA